The nucleotide window tcaaaaacaGTGATTAACAAGATGAAGGGAACTGAACGTCTGGGTCACGGTTCAGTCTACTTTCCCCGAACGTCAACGCTGGTTTGTGTAATGACAGCTTTATCAGGAGAGGAATAAAGAAACTGCCAGCATGTTCAGTTTCAGGGAAGCATGCTGGAGCACAAACAGGGTGTGAGAACCTGTAAAcaccctcccccccttcctgctgcttatcctcttcctcttgtggATCAGTTCTTGATCACTCCTCCGTCTCCTTCACTTACAAAACGCTTCCGTCCTCTAGTGgagaaaacacaatttgaaaagCATGTTAGCGTAATACTATAATGGGCTGTTCAATAATGAAATTAGCAGGTATGAAGAGGAATGAATGTTTGGCCTTTTAATCCTAATTCCTTACTAACCTAGAAGGACAGGCATCCCTCAGCTGTTTGGTGATGACAGACTCCTGGAAGCAGAGATCCACAAATGTCTCCATGATAGAGTGAGCATGTGGCACATCGAGGTTGATTTCAGGGAGGTCATCGTACACACGCTGGAAACCCTGTATGGAAAAGGACACAAGTACAAGTTTAAATGTAGTGCTAAACATAATTAGTGGATCAATGAATTGTTTGCATTATTTATCAAGCAACAAATGTCCTCTGCATCTAACTTCTCTCCATTGTGAGGATTTGGTAACTAATTTGCCAGACAAAAAGAAGACATCACACTGGACTGAGGGAAACTGAAATGAGTGTTTTCTCACTACATTCTGGTATTTTAAAATCGTTGTATCAACCAGTggtaataaatcaataaataaataaataatggctttgattaaataagaaaatgctATGTTTGGgtgaaaattattttataaaaaaatatttctaacTCGAAATTAAACTACAAAGTCACTCATATGCATACAAAAAAGGGACTGACCCTGTTCATCTGATCCACAGTGATATGGCCCATTTTCCAAAAGGCCTGCAGAAGCTTTACCATCATATGACTGGCAGTGTCCCCTTTCGACTCCAGCACCATCACTATagccttaaaaaacaaaacaaaaataaagatatacAACAATGtgttaaaagagaaaacatcaaCGTTGATCAAAATGGTATTTTTAGAGATCTGTAAATTGCATGTTTCACCACACAGTGGCACTGTTTGTACCCAGCATCTAACATTAAAAAAGGTGCAAGGTGAGATTAACAATCTGATTTTGCTGTCTTCATAAAACACTTTACCacttaatgtaaaatatatcagttttCCTTTTGCTCTGAATCCCCTTTGAAGTCAGGGTGTAATTCCAAAACTGCAGAAACCCCCTAGCTGGCTGAAAACAACAGCACCAATAAATGCTGCTTGTGTTTAGTTCCactgatagaaaaaaaacacaatcaatttAGTTTCTGACTTTGAGCAGTTGCTGTTTTTGGCTTCAACATGTTTGTCACCAATCCAAGTTGGAGCAGACAAACCTGTTTTGACACCTGACTTCAGTGAGTGTGCACAGCTGGAAAGTTTTGTAAAACTATTCACTAACATCTGTTTGTATTTACAAAACCTGATatcatgcaaatattttttttcttaaaaatctgGAAATACTTTGATCAAATTAAAGTGAGTTTTCTGGACTTAAATTAGAGGCATCACAAATTAATATTCAGCTACAATCAAAATATCAGTGAGTGAGAACATTTGTTTGGACGATATCAGTTCtatttaatgtaatgtgttttattcatgttaGATGGTTTGATTTGGACTGAGCTTTGTTAGTAGATAATGCAAATGAGAGAAAAGTCCCTGCCAAAAACAAACTGTCCTTGGCAGAAACAGAATGACTGTcagttattttttcagttttgttttgcaaTTAATTCAGACAAAATGCTTCAAGGTTCACTTTCCTGATTTTATCCTACATCATGTTATCATAGTGGGGGGGAGGGGTGAACATCTACAAATCTAATGTTCAACATAAAATTGTGTTTGACATCAACTTTAATATGTAATTAAGTCTTGAATACCTCATAGACCAGCTCGTGGTGGAAGTGGGGCACCTCCAGCTCCCGCAGACAGCGCCCTGCCTCTGACACATCTCCTGATGTCAGGTACTCCTTGAGGAGAAGATTCATctgaaaaacaatcaaaaacaaaacaaaacaaattgttATTTTGTCTTAATTGTTTAGATTATGTGTGCCTGCACAGTTGAGGACAATTCTTTTAATATGATGTGCCAAGACCTGTAACTGTACTGTCACTAGAGGAGGTTCAGTCTGTAAAACCCCTAAAAACAATTTCCTTTGTAATTTTATTATAAGGACCATGCATGATGGTCAGAGACACACAGGGTTGCCCCATTTctcatatatagtatataagtAATAAGTTGAATTTACTCATTacttatatatagtatataagtAATAAGTTGAATTTACTCATTACTTTGGCGTAACTTATCTAATATGGTTATGAGTATCaacatgcacatatatatatttgggaTTTAATTCAGTGAGTTTAATATGCATGAACCATCACTTCTCTTCAGAGGAAAACTTCCATCTCtaaacatttacagaaaattCAAAAAGAAAATGCTTAACATAAAAGGTAGAATTGGTAAGAATCCGTTTATTGAGATTGTGAAAACAATTTCTATCAAGAAAAGAAAGTATTGCATGACTACTGATGAATAATACAGTGGAAATGTGGATTGTACCATGTTACAGTATAGATAATTTAGATGTTTCTCCCTTTGCGCTTCAGTCTGTTTCTTAACAGACCCTGGATATCATCAATTTACAGCAGTTGGAAAAGTAGTTTGTATTCATAGATAATTAATACAAACAGAGCTGAGCATGGAGAGCTCCACACCACATGAAATCACCTGTATGAAAAGTGTTTCATCAAATGCTACACAACTGTAACTCCAACAATAACCTGACTTACTTGGGAAATAAAGTCTGGCACACATGACAACTTGaagtcagtttaaaaaaacatttctgcctGTTTGGAGCTTAGTTATCACTTAGTCACTCAGGCTGCTgagctgcacacacataaataagCACTCATTGGCTTAAAACTATTTATGGAACAATTAGTTCCATTAGTCAACACTTGAGATTGATGCAACAAGTTTAAAACTCACTGAGCTAAATCAACAACTCTGGGTCTAATTCACTGAGCGGAGAGCATGTGTGACCATCTGAACATCAAGTGAACCTGAGAAAAAAGAACAGCAGGGATGCTTAATATGTGAACATGCAgggcagagacagagaagagggcGAAGCATGTGAAAGGGTTAGACAGAGTGCAAGTATGAGGACAACAATAGATTGAATCAGAAAGTGAGTGAGAGCAGCAAGATGAAATAGTTTTGAGCCTCTTCCAGCCCATCGTGTTCCCCCCGCGGCTGCACACAACCAGGCAGGAAATCAAACTTGGACACGAAGGCCCAAGGGCCCGAGAGGTTTGCACAAATACTGGATGCCTGAGAGCATACTGACAGAACACTCTCCCATTTCTAAATGTCACTTAAAATGTTGCATAACTTACAAGTTTACAAGATACAAAACTCCCACATCATCCTCGCCCACGTTAGAGAAAAATTCCTCAAAACCATGCAGCAATAAATTTTACAAAGACAGCTGAGAACACGTGGCTTGCAcataaagagtgtgtgtgtgtgtgtgtgtgtgtgtgtgtgtgtgtgtgtgtgtgtgtgtgtgtgtgtgtgtgtgtgtgtgtgtgtgtgtcaattaagGGCTgaaatgtgcctttttttcaGCCCCCCTGCGCCCTCGTGTTTTTGCAATTCACAATTCCCAGGGGAGAAAAGTGCTCTGCTGACACAGCAACATAGCAGAGGGCTGGCCTGTGGCTCTGTACCCAGCATGCATTTCTGCCTTCTGTTTACATTACATAATGTCAACAAATAACCAGAGCCCGGTCAATAAAACGGCTCTGACCTGAGGTGTGAAGGATTCTTCACGCTCATTATCACTTTTAATatggaaacacaaaacaaacaattacacATAGTTATTTATCAGTTTATTCTTTTTAGCTGGTTACCATTCATGGCCCGAGCTTACCTCTTTAACAAGATGTTTGACGGGTCTCAGGCCTCCCCCCACGCCCCACACATTATCGAGACGGACCATCCCTCTCTTCATGGACAGCAGCACTGCAGCACGGTCTAAAGCCACTCTGAACAAAAGACCATTACCACAATGTCATTAATATGACACAAAAATGAACATACAaagtcttgtttgttttaaagaatTGTAGGACTTGAGTTCTTTCCTCTGTTAAGcacagttcatcaaacacatcaCAACACAGATGTTTTATTCTAGTAAACCATTATCTGGTAATTGCACTGTCCTacaagagaggaagacaaaacAACTATTCCACATATAAAAGTGAAATGAGAAGGAAAGACAGTTTTCCTGTTGCTCAGCTTTTGCACATCTTGGTGCAAATTAAGTCATCTTCTACCTTTATCTGCATTTATAACTTGCTTGTTTTGGCTCACCTGGCATGCTCACAGTCTACTTTGCCCTTGTAACAGTCCAGGAAAGACATAGGGAGGACGTGGTCTGCTATGCCTCTGGCTATAAACTGGCCTAACATCTGGgagacaagaaaaaacagcttttaaaaacattaaaacatgccatcttttcttttaacagaaCTGCTTTgaaaaaattactttttcagAAACTACACTCTGTACCGATGTGTTTGTGCACCTCTATcaaattaaaatcacatttaatcttttaagtgttttaagcCCTGTAGTGTGCATCCCACCCTCTTATGCAACCAACACTAAATCAGAGCCACCCCACATCCGGATCTTGAACGTTACTGTTTCCTCTGAGTATCAGTTCTACCTGTGGAGCCTCAGGGGTGTCCAGTATGAGGTCTGGCAGCTCTTTGAGTATCTTGTCGAAGGCACGGGCCATGTCACTTTGTGACAGCAGCTTAACCGACAAATCAGACAGCAGGCGGGAGGTCAGTTCTCTGTGGCTGGCCTTGCCTTCGAGGGACAGGGACACGGCCACAGAGGAGAACTCGTACTTATGGGGGCCCAGGTTGAGCTCCTTCAGCAACATCTGACAGGAGTGAGGACGCACAGAAATTAAAGATTGTTGTGGAGGTACCTGATCAACTCTGAATCAATAGCGTAGCACATAACAAATAGTTACAGACTCAGCAATCTGTGAATAAATAAGTATTTGTGCACTCAATTACGTGTTTCATTCATCTACTAAGTCCACCATTCCCTGATCAGTATGTTCTGAGTAAAGTGTCAGAAAAAGGTGTCATATCAGTTAATTTACCTGGACTTCTTTTGTGTCTCCGTGTTCAAAGTACTCCTTTACAATTGGGTTGACCATTTTTCCCAGTTCCTTCTCATCTACCTCTGGAACAACTTTTGCATAAACTGTGTCtccctttaaaagaaaaaagaacacatttttttttttaaattgataaacacaaatattcacaACAAGAGTATTTAAATCTATGATTGCACACTAAGTATTCTTGTATGTAGCACTATCCATTATTACGCATTTCTAAGTTAGTCAGGTGTAAAAGGATTAGTATGAGTTAAATTAGGaggtttttttaactgtatgtCATATAAAGATATACTTATAGCggtaaatgtgcataatatgttCCCTTTAAAGTGATGGCACAATAACTTAAacttatctctctcttttcaaCACTTGCATTCATGACAGCCAAGAATGACACGGCGCAGATTGAGAGAATGAAGCTCCTTTAAACTCCAATAGGAGGATAACTACGTCAGCTTTTTTAGGAG belongs to Scomber scombrus chromosome 2, fScoSco1.1, whole genome shotgun sequence and includes:
- the pdcd4a gene encoding programmed cell death protein 4a; the encoded protein is MATEVEMWSTAKQADGMFSLDENLTEANRPYADDDDELIEAEVNGNWTPQEKALHEARLKAKAKRRLRKSSSRNSTSESFSESGDLAGSDPNSPKGKANTNDRKSRTGKGRGLPKKGGAGGKGVWGAAGMVYEDEEPDVLDPNYDESSQGDTVYAKVVPEVDEKELGKMVNPIVKEYFEHGDTKEVQMLLKELNLGPHKYEFSSVAVSLSLEGKASHRELTSRLLSDLSVKLLSQSDMARAFDKILKELPDLILDTPEAPQMLGQFIARGIADHVLPMSFLDCYKGKVDCEHARVALDRAAVLLSMKRGMVRLDNVWGVGGGLRPVKHLVKEMNLLLKEYLTSGDVSEAGRCLRELEVPHFHHELVYEAIVMVLESKGDTASHMMVKLLQAFWKMGHITVDQMNRGFQRVYDDLPEINLDVPHAHSIMETFVDLCFQESVITKQLRDACPSRGRKRFVSEGDGGVIKN